In Geminicoccaceae bacterium, a single window of DNA contains:
- the tnpA gene encoding IS200/IS605 family transposase: protein MDTYQSLSHSVWDCKYHVVFIPKCRRKTLYTGLRPHLGAVFRQLAKQKESKVIEGHLLPDHVHMMLAIPPKYAVSNVVGFIKGKSAIHLARVYGERRRNFVGQHFWARGYFVSTVGRDETVIRDYIRNQEKEDRRLDQLALLP from the coding sequence ATGGACACGTATCAGAGCCTAAGTCACAGCGTTTGGGACTGCAAATATCATGTCGTCTTTATCCCGAAATGCCGACGCAAGACGCTGTATACAGGCCTGCGCCCACATCTCGGCGCGGTTTTTCGACAGCTAGCCAAACAAAAGGAGAGCAAGGTCATAGAAGGTCATCTGCTACCGGATCACGTCCACATGATGCTCGCCATTCCCCCCAAATATGCTGTCTCCAATGTCGTCGGCTTCATCAAAGGGAAGAGCGCCATTCACTTAGCCCGTGTTTATGGCGAACGCCGACGCAATTTCGTTGGCCAACATTTCTGGGCAAGAGGATATTTTGTCAGCACGGTCGGGCGAGACGAAACGGTCATCCGCGACTACATTCGCAATCAGGAGAAGGAAGATCGCCGGCTCGATCAACTCGCGCTGTTACCCTGA
- a CDS encoding enoyl-CoA hydratase/isomerase family protein, whose product MAVSTLELVHLLGRVDNDNLPLPSELRRASAPVFPLRSRPRSLDIDMPNLETRLESASGVLWAHMKHRDRACFTPELMHDGQDLLHMLKEAYAGASAEDIPFRYLVWSSQSKGAWSLGGDLSTFTSLIREQDEAGLRDYAYRSIDVLYENYTNLGLPVMTVALINGDAIGGGFEAMLTSDIVIAERHAKFGLPEILFNLFPGMGAHAFLARKVGKVTARMLIEDGKTRSAEEMKELGLVDIVCETGESEQALARYIEENGARFHTARTLKKAMKRVDPVSYQELKDIVDMWVELALQLSTDDLRRMDCLARHQQKKRATVA is encoded by the coding sequence ATGGCTGTTTCGACTCTGGAGCTGGTTCACCTGCTCGGCCGCGTGGACAACGACAATCTCCCCCTTCCCTCGGAGTTGCGCCGGGCCAGCGCGCCGGTCTTCCCGCTGCGCAGCAGGCCCCGCAGCCTCGATATCGACATGCCGAACCTCGAAACCCGGCTCGAATCCGCCAGCGGCGTCCTCTGGGCCCACATGAAGCACCGCGACCGCGCCTGCTTCACGCCCGAGCTCATGCATGATGGCCAGGACCTGCTCCACATGCTCAAGGAAGCGTATGCCGGTGCCAGTGCCGAAGACATCCCCTTCCGCTATCTCGTCTGGTCATCGCAGTCCAAGGGAGCGTGGAGCCTCGGTGGAGACCTCTCCACATTCACCTCGCTGATCCGCGAACAGGATGAAGCCGGCCTGCGTGACTATGCCTATCGCTCGATCGACGTCCTCTACGAGAACTACACGAATCTCGGGCTGCCGGTGATGACCGTTGCCCTGATCAATGGCGACGCCATCGGTGGCGGCTTCGAGGCGATGCTGACAAGCGACATCGTCATCGCCGAACGGCACGCCAAGTTCGGTCTGCCGGAAATTCTCTTCAACCTGTTCCCTGGCATGGGCGCGCACGCATTCCTCGCCCGCAAGGTCGGCAAGGTTACCGCCCGCATGCTGATCGAAGACGGCAAGACCCGCTCGGCCGAGGAAATGAAGGAACTCGGACTGGTCGATATCGTCTGCGAAACGGGTGAGTCCGAACAGGCGCTGGCGCGCTACATCGAGGAAAACGGCGCACGCTTCCATACCGCCCGCACGCTCAAGAAGGCAATGAAGCGCGTCGATCCCGTGAGCTATCAGGAGCTCAAGGACATCGTCGACATGTGGGTCGAACTGGCGCTGCAACTGAGCACCGACGACCTGCGCCGCATGGACTGCCTTGCCCGGCATCAGCAAAAGAAGCGGGCCACCGTCGCCTGA